From Rutidosis leptorrhynchoides isolate AG116_Rl617_1_P2 chromosome 3, CSIRO_AGI_Rlap_v1, whole genome shotgun sequence, a single genomic window includes:
- the LOC139900217 gene encoding GATA transcription factor 18-like, translating to MNRCTGSTMMGPCSCGLYHYQPNTNTFSTIYPMPYDQQMCPYGSSPTNVDCTLSLGTPSTRLSNDYEKPHHEKRRGSNWWNILKSSNHSTTPSAHKANRGGSNGSSTNDSLFSRRCANCDTTSTPLWRNGPRGPKSLCNACGIRYKKEERRANAAAATVATSGGSDMTEGYHHQYVMNGNQWANDYSQSNYKMPSCYSPAAVRSNEYRFMDDVDDRDSPFLSWQLNVTDRPGLVHGFNY from the exons ATGAATAGGTGCACTGGTTCAACCATGATGGGTCCATGCTCATGTGGTCTATATCATTATCAACCAAACACAAACACATTTTCTACAATATATCCAATGCCATATGACCAACAAATGTGTCCTTATGGTTCTTCACCAACTAATGTCGATTGTACTTTGTCTTTAGGCACACCTTCAACTCGTTTATCCAACGACTATGAAAAACCTCACCATGAAAAACGGCGTGGGTCTAATTGGTGGAACATTTTAAAATCTTCTAACCATTCCACTACACCATCGGCTCATAAAGCTAACCGTGGCGGTAGTAATGGTTCATCCACTAATGATAGTCTATTCTCTAGACGGTGCGCTAATTGTGACACCACTTCTACTCCACTATGGAGAAACGGACCTCGCGGCCCAAAG TCATTGTGCAATGCGTGTGGAATAAGATACAAGAAAGAGGAGAGACGAGCGAATGCGGCGGCAGCCACAGTGGCTACGTCTGGTGGCAGCGACATGACGGAGGGATACCACCACCAATATGTGATGAATGGGAACCAATGGGCTAATGATTACTCACAATCAAACTATAAAATGCCATCATGCTATTCGCCTGCTGCTGTGAGATCTAATGAATATAGGTTTATGGATGACGTGGACGACAGAGATTCGCCGTTTCTTTCGTGGCAGCTTAACGTCACTGACAGACCTGGTCTTGTTCATGGCTTTAATTACTAG
- the LOC139896538 gene encoding laccase-11-like: protein MASRSGSSFLSGHILLVIGTLLLLCFETEAATKKYQFDVQVNNVSRLCHAKPIVTVNGMFPGPTIYAREGDRIIINVSNHAQYNMSIHWHGLKQYANGWADGPAYITQCPIKTGSNYVYDFNVTGQRGTLWWHAHILWLRATVYGAIVILPQQGTPFPFPKPDNEHVLVFGEWWHGDVEAIVKQGNAMGLPPNMSDAHTINGKPGPLFPCSEKHTFAMEVEQGKKYLLRIVNAALNDELFFAVSGHNMTVVEIDAVYTKPFTTSAILIAPGQTTNVLVYANQAPGRYFMAVRPFQDVPIPVDNKTATAILQYKGVPNTVLPSLPNLPLPNDTTFALSYNKKLRSLNTRNFPANVPLKVDRNLLFTVGLGKSVCPTCLNRTRLSASLNNITFVMPQTGLLQAHYSKIKGVFTTDFPDKPPKPFNYTGTPITANLFTSHGTRLSKIAFNSTVELVIQDTNLLSVESHPFHLHGYNFFVVGTGVGNFDPAKDPAKYNLVDPPERNTVGVPTGGWSAIRFKADNPGVWFFHCHLELHTGWGLKTAFVVENGPGKDQSVRPPPKDLPLC, encoded by the exons ATGGCGTCTCGTAGTGGTTCGAGCTTCCTTTCTGGTCATATTCTTTTGGTTATCGGGACTCTGTTGTTACTTTGTTTTGAAACTGAAGCTGCTACCAAGAAATATCAGTTTGAT GTTCAAGTAAACAATGTGAGCCGATTGTGCCATGCGAAACCAATAGTAACCGTAAATGGGATGTTTCCAGGACCAACAATTTACGCTCGAGAAGGGGATAGAATTATCATAAACGTCTCGAATCATGCACAATATAACATGTCAATTCATTG GCACGGGTTGAAACAATACGCTAATGGATGGGCAGACGGACCAGCATACATAACGCAATGTCCAATCAAAACCGGAAGTAACTATGTTTACGACTTCAACGTAACAGGACAAAGAGGAACATTGTGGTGGCACGCTCATATTCTATGGCTACGAGCTACGGTTTATGGTGCTATTGTCATTTTACCACAACAAGGAACTCCATTTCCATTCCCAAAACCCGATAACGAACATGTCCTGGTGTTTG GGGAATGGTGGCATGGTGACGTGGAAGCTATAGTGAAACAGGGTAACGCCATGGGTTTACCTCCAAATATGTCTGACGCCCACACCATCAATGGCAAACCCGGCCCATTGTTTCCGTGCTCCGAAAAAC ATACATTCGCGATGGAAGTCGAGCAAGGGAAGAAGTACCTTTTGAGGATCGTTAACGCTGCACTCAATGACGAGCTTTTCTTCGCTGTTTCCGGACACAATATGACCGTGGTCGAAATAGACGCAGTCTATACTAAACCCTTTACCACTTCGGCTATACTAATCGCCCCCGGCCAAACCACAAATGTTTTAGTTTACGCTAACCAAGCTCCCGGGCGCTACTTCATGGCCGTCCGCCCGTTCCAAGACGTTCCTATTCCCGTCGACAACAAAACTGCAACCGCAATCCTTCAATACAAAGGCGTTCCTAACACCGTTCTCCCTTCGCTCCCCAATTTACCGTTACCAAACGACACAACGTTCGCTTTAAGCTACAATAAAAAGCTTCGAAGCCTCAACACGCGTAACTTCCCCGCTAACGTCCCCTTGAAAGTTGACCGAAACTTGTTATTCACCGTCGGGTTAGGAAAGAGTGTGTGCCCTACATGCTTAAATAGAACCCGACTCTCGGCTTCACTAAACAACATCACGTTTGTGATGCCGCAAACTGGGCTTCTCCAAGCCCACTACTCGAAAATAAAAGGGGTGTTTACAACCGATTTCCCCGATAAGCCACCAAAACCTTTTAACTACACGGGCACACCAATAACCGCAAACCTTTTCACTTCTCATGGAACTAGACTAAGCAAAATCGCATTCAACTCGACAGTTGAACTTGTTATCCAAGACACTAACTTATTAAGCGTTGAATCTCACCCGTTTCACCTTCACGGGTACAATTTCTTTGTGGTTGGGACGGGCGTTGGGAACTTTGACCCGGCTAAGGATCCGGCCAAATATAACTTGGTGGACCCGCCAGAACGGAACACCGTCGGTGTTCCGACTGGTGGTTGGTCTGCCATTCGGTTTAAAGCTGATAACCCAGGTGTTTGGTTTTTTCATTGTCATTTGGAGTTGCATACAGGATGGGGTTTAAAGACGGCGTTTGTTGTGGAAAACGGTCCCGGAAAAGATCAGTCCGTCCGTCCTCCGCCTAAGGATCTTCCACTGTGCTAA